Proteins from a single region of Procambarus clarkii isolate CNS0578487 chromosome 32, FALCON_Pclarkii_2.0, whole genome shotgun sequence:
- the LOC123759265 gene encoding KRAB-A domain-containing protein 2-like → MDTLESVPSSAPASLLSCGQRSENEKRDEEVRHKQEFELQIHQMLSKPRGEPRKVFSCEKVKKYISEVYAAKLKKTTKTSREYDLLSRYDVKNMFGEDILVTVDETEKRLKRGMKRKRKKGVVKPIVSESFGERGQMDLIDMHKDGGCLFNYILHYQDNLTKFSVFRPLRSKQAIEVARHLLDIFTLIGAPRYLQSDNGREFVAAVIHQFRTELWPKLILINGKPRHPQSQGSIERANGDITKMLGSWMSENRTRDWSAGLPFVQFEIIRIEIIRNEPKLTNTAQFNE, encoded by the exons ATGGATACACTCGAATCAGTACCTTCAAGTGCTCCAGCGTCATTATTGTCTTGTGGACAAAGAAGTGAAAATGAAAAGAGAGACGAAGAAGTTCGTCACAAACAAGAATTTGAGCTTCAGATACACCAAATGTTGTCAAAACCACGCGGGGAACCTCGAAAGGTTTTTAGTTGCGAAAAGGTAAAGAAATACATTAGTGAAGTATATGCAGCTAAACTTAAGAAGACTACAAAAACTTCCCGTGAATACGATCTGTTGTCGCGATACGATGTGAAAAACATGTTCGGAGAAGACATTCTGGTCACCGTAGATGAAACCGAGAAGAGACTGAAGCGGGGAATGAAACGCAA ACGTAAGAAAGGGGTAGTTAAACCCATCGTGTCTGAGAGTTTCGGAGAGAGAGGACAGATGGATTTGATTGACATGCATAAGGATGGGGGATGTCTGTTCAACTACATTCTTCATTACCAAGACAATCTAACCAAGTTCTCAGTTTTCCGACCTCTTCGCTCTAAACAGGCGATAGAAGTTGCTCGTCACTTGCTGGATATCTTTACGCTCATTGGAGCCCCTCGATATCTGCAAAGCGACAACGGTCGTGAATTCGTGGCGGCAGTGATTCATCAGTTTCGGACAGAATTATGGCCCAAGTTAATCCTAATAAACGGTAAGCCCCGGCATCCCCAGAGTCAGGGAAGCATAGAACGGGCCAACGGCGACATTACAAAAATGCTTGGGAGTTGGATGTCTGAGAATCGAACTCGCGATTGGTCAGCCGGTCTTCCCTTCGTACAATTTGAAATAATTAGAATTGAAATAATTAGAAATGAACCCAAATTAACAAAtactgcacaatttaatgaatga